Proteins found in one Polymorphobacter fuscus genomic segment:
- the panB gene encoding 3-methyl-2-oxobutanoate hydroxymethyltransferase, translated as MSTTFTLDTATSRAHPVPEPVRRLTVPAIAKRKGGEPIVMLTAYTARMAQLLDKHCDMLLVGDSLGQVIYGLDTTVKVTLDMMIAHGAAVVRGSYRAVVVVDMPFGSYEASPQHAFESAARVMKETGAAAVKLEGGVAMAETVTFLARRGIPVVGHVGLTPQAVNALGGYGARGRSETEAATILADATAIADAGAFALVVEGVVETLGRRITETVRCPTIGIGASLACDGQVLVVDDMLGMFERVPRFVERFDDLAVRIDAAAASYAAAVRERRFPTEKQLYL; from the coding sequence ATGTCGACAACCTTCACCCTGGACACCGCCACCAGCCGCGCCCATCCGGTGCCCGAACCTGTCCGCCGGCTGACAGTGCCGGCCATCGCCAAACGCAAGGGCGGCGAACCAATCGTCATGCTGACCGCCTATACCGCGCGCATGGCGCAGTTGCTCGACAAGCATTGCGACATGCTGCTGGTCGGCGATTCGCTGGGGCAGGTGATCTATGGCCTCGATACCACCGTCAAGGTGACGCTGGACATGATGATCGCCCATGGTGCCGCGGTCGTGCGCGGCTCGTATCGGGCGGTCGTCGTCGTTGACATGCCGTTCGGCAGCTATGAAGCGTCGCCGCAACACGCCTTCGAAAGTGCGGCGCGGGTGATGAAGGAAACCGGTGCCGCCGCGGTGAAGCTGGAAGGCGGCGTTGCCATGGCGGAAACGGTGACGTTCCTGGCGCGCCGCGGCATCCCCGTTGTCGGCCATGTCGGGCTGACGCCGCAGGCGGTCAACGCGCTGGGTGGCTATGGTGCGCGTGGGCGCAGCGAAACCGAGGCCGCCACCATCCTGGCCGATGCGACGGCGATTGCCGATGCCGGCGCCTTCGCACTGGTCGTCGAAGGCGTCGTCGAAACGCTGGGCCGGCGGATCACCGAAACGGTCCGCTGCCCGACCATCGGCATCGGCGCCTCGCTGGCCTGTGACGGACAGGTGCTGGTCGTCGATGACATGCTCGGCATGTTCGAACGCGTGCCGCGCTTCGTCGAGCGCTTCGACGACCTGGCGGTGCGGATCGACGCCGCCGCTGCCTCCTATGCCGCCGCGGTGCGCGAGCGGCGGTTTCCGACCGAGAAACAACTTTATCTCTGA
- the maiA gene encoding maleylacetoacetate isomerase, translating into MLTLYSYWRSSAAWRVRLALAWKGLPATTIPIDLRAGEQSAPDYLARNPQGLLPLLVDGDTALGQSLAIIEYLDEVHPAPPLLPADALGRARVRAAALIVAADIHPVNNLRIQTYLKALGHDSRAVDGWARHWIADGFDALDAFAVAHGGRFLHGDALSIADLCLVPQLYNARRVATDLRRWPRLLAIEAAVNSLDFAAPAHPDNQPDASPA; encoded by the coding sequence GTGCTGACGCTCTACAGCTATTGGCGGTCGTCGGCGGCCTGGCGCGTGCGGCTGGCGCTGGCATGGAAGGGGCTGCCCGCCACCACCATCCCCATCGACCTGCGCGCCGGCGAGCAGTCGGCGCCCGATTATCTGGCGCGCAATCCACAGGGGTTGCTGCCCCTGCTGGTTGATGGCGACACCGCGCTCGGCCAGAGCCTGGCGATCATCGAATATCTCGACGAGGTCCACCCCGCACCGCCGTTGCTGCCCGCCGACGCCCTGGGCCGGGCGCGCGTGCGTGCTGCCGCGCTGATCGTCGCTGCCGATATCCACCCGGTCAACAATCTGCGCATCCAGACCTATCTGAAGGCGCTGGGTCACGACAGCCGCGCCGTCGATGGCTGGGCGCGCCACTGGATCGCCGACGGCTTCGACGCGCTCGATGCCTTTGCGGTGGCCCATGGCGGGCGGTTCCTCCATGGCGATGCGCTGTCGATCGCCGATCTTTGCCTGGTACCGCAGCTGTACAATGCCCGCCGCGTCGCGACCGATCTGAGGCGTTGGCCGCGCCTCCTCGCCATCGAAGCGGCAGTCAACAGCCTCGATTTTGCCGCGCCCGCCCATCCCGACAACCAGCCCGACGCGAGCCCTGCCTGA
- a CDS encoding tetratricopeptide repeat protein, whose amino-acid sequence MTPSNPDDAFLREVDEGVRRDQVASLWQRYGIVSIVVVVVLLAALAGWLWWRDQSAGKAGVAGEEFARAVEQLDVGEGARARPVLDRLATDGPAGYAPLARMVQASDAVASGDTARAVKLLDAVAADSKVGQPLRDAALIKSVRLGFDGLPPATVVDRLKGLAVPGNPWFGIAAEMTAIAQLKAGKPDAAKPLLTAIVLDESNSPSMRGRAAQLALSLGVDQRTLKLDAAAPSAASASTPAASPQPAP is encoded by the coding sequence GTGACCCCCAGCAATCCCGACGATGCCTTTCTGCGCGAAGTCGACGAAGGCGTGCGCCGTGACCAGGTGGCGTCGCTTTGGCAGCGCTATGGCATCGTCTCCATCGTCGTCGTCGTCGTGCTGCTGGCAGCGCTTGCCGGCTGGCTGTGGTGGCGTGACCAGTCTGCGGGCAAGGCCGGGGTGGCCGGGGAAGAATTTGCACGTGCCGTCGAGCAGCTCGATGTCGGCGAAGGCGCCCGCGCGCGGCCGGTGCTCGATCGGCTGGCAACCGATGGTCCTGCCGGCTATGCGCCGCTGGCGCGCATGGTCCAGGCCTCGGATGCCGTCGCCAGCGGCGATACCGCGCGTGCCGTGAAGCTGCTCGATGCCGTGGCCGCCGACAGCAAGGTCGGCCAGCCGCTGCGCGATGCGGCGCTGATCAAGTCCGTCCGGCTGGGTTTCGACGGCTTGCCGCCGGCAACGGTCGTCGATCGGTTGAAGGGTCTTGCCGTTCCCGGCAACCCGTGGTTCGGCATCGCTGCCGAAATGACGGCGATCGCACAGCTGAAGGCGGGCAAGCCCGACGCCGCCAAGCCGCTGTTGACGGCGATCGTCCTCGACGAGAGCAATTCGCCGAGCATGCGGGGCCGCGCCGCCCAGTTGGCTTTGTCGCTGGGTGTCGACCAGCGCACGCTCAAGCTCGATGCGGCCGCGCCGTCCGCTGCGTCGGCATCAACCCCTGCGGCATCCCCGCAACCTGCACCATAA
- a CDS encoding sensor histidine kinase, whose product MKPETQSDPITEILATPDLVQALEDERFKQFLDHVPVAIAVSELHPSETITYANLEFEALTGLTAADVIGGDWTLLPGVAAGPGQPTDLGEAIDDGDDYIGSFIISDPERTIEVDAWSNSIEDEDGTPLFRLVALAARRTIGGAIDPRKELREKAALLMELQHRVKNNLQIITTLIRMEARSIPDDETGARFERLAGRVSALALLYKALSGEGMAETVDLGVYLSQVASSVMAAHAIEGLRLELKVDSWPVSINVAMPAGLVVNELMTNALKHAFVGRKGGVISLTSVADKTGCRVVVSDDGVGLPDGTSWPTDGKLGAVIVRSLRENAKAVLDVVSKPGEGVHVTIFFARTAAQKDA is encoded by the coding sequence ATGAAACCAGAAACCCAGTCCGACCCGATCACCGAAATCCTCGCCACACCCGATCTGGTGCAAGCGCTCGAGGACGAACGGTTCAAGCAATTTCTGGACCATGTTCCGGTCGCGATCGCCGTATCCGAACTCCATCCATCGGAAACCATCACTTACGCCAATCTGGAATTCGAGGCGTTGACCGGACTGACGGCCGCCGATGTCATCGGCGGCGACTGGACGCTGCTGCCCGGCGTCGCCGCCGGCCCCGGCCAGCCGACCGACCTCGGCGAGGCGATCGATGATGGCGACGACTATATCGGTTCGTTCATCATCTCCGATCCGGAGCGCACGATCGAAGTCGATGCCTGGTCGAACAGCATCGAGGATGAGGACGGCACGCCGCTGTTCCGCCTGGTCGCACTCGCGGCCCGCCGCACCATCGGCGGCGCGATCGACCCGCGCAAGGAACTGCGCGAAAAGGCGGCGCTGCTGATGGAATTGCAGCACCGGGTTAAGAACAACCTGCAGATCATCACCACGCTGATCCGCATGGAGGCACGCAGCATCCCCGACGACGAGACCGGCGCCCGCTTCGAGCGGCTGGCCGGCCGGGTCAGCGCCCTGGCGCTGCTGTACAAGGCGCTGTCGGGCGAAGGCATGGCGGAAACCGTCGATCTCGGCGTCTATCTCAGCCAGGTCGCATCGTCGGTCATGGCGGCGCATGCCATCGAGGGACTGCGGCTGGAACTGAAGGTCGACAGCTGGCCGGTGTCGATCAACGTCGCCATGCCAGCGGGGCTGGTGGTCAACGAGCTGATGACCAACGCCCTCAAACACGCCTTTGTCGGGCGCAAGGGCGGCGTCATCAGCCTGACCAGCGTCGCCGACAAGACCGGCTGCCGAGTCGTGGTATCCGATGATGGCGTCGGGCTGCCGGACGGCACCAGCTGGCCGACCGACGGCAAGCTGGGCGCGGTCATCGTCCGGTCGCTGCGGGAAAATGCCAAGGCCGTGCTCGATGTCGTGTCGAAGCCCGGCGAGGGCGTGCATGTCACCATCTTCTTTGCGCGAACAGCGGCCCAGAAGGACGCATAG
- the wrbA gene encoding NAD(P)H:quinone oxidoreductase has product MTKVLVLYYSSYGHIETMANAVAEGARATGATVDIKRVPETAPEDVARAAYFKLDQAAPVATVAELENYDAIIIGAPTRFGRMPSQMAAFLDQAGGLWARGALNGKVGGAFTSSASQHGGNEVTLFSIITNLLHFGMTIIGLPYSHQGQMGVDEIRGGSPYGATTVAGGSGERQPSEAELDGARHQGELIAKAAVKLVA; this is encoded by the coding sequence ATGACGAAGGTTCTGGTCCTTTATTATTCGAGCTATGGTCACATCGAGACGATGGCCAATGCCGTCGCCGAAGGCGCTCGCGCCACCGGCGCCACCGTCGACATCAAGCGCGTCCCCGAGACCGCGCCCGAAGACGTCGCCCGCGCCGCCTATTTCAAGCTCGACCAGGCAGCGCCGGTTGCCACCGTTGCCGAACTGGAAAATTACGACGCCATCATCATCGGCGCGCCCACCCGCTTCGGGCGCATGCCGTCGCAGATGGCGGCATTCCTCGACCAGGCCGGCGGCCTGTGGGCGCGCGGCGCGCTCAACGGAAAGGTCGGCGGGGCTTTCACCTCGTCGGCATCGCAGCATGGCGGCAATGAAGTGACGCTCTTCTCGATCATCACCAACCTGCTGCATTTCGGCATGACCATCATCGGCCTGCCCTACAGCCATCAGGGCCAGATGGGCGTCGACGAGATCCGCGGCGGGTCGCCCTATGGTGCCACCACGGTCGCCGGCGGCAGCGGCGAACGCCAGCCGAGCGAAGCCGAGCTCGACGGCGCCCGCCACCAGGGCGAACTGATCGCCAAGGCGGCTGTCAAGCTGGTTGCCTGA
- a CDS encoding PQQ-like beta-propeller repeat protein, with amino-acid sequence MLALALGVSGCGVFKKTQPKSQTVGERIPVLNFETRAQAEAELADLVVVLPTQEANAEWSQPGGSASKANGHPALPERINTAWTVSIGQGSTGTRRLNAGPVVSGGRIFTMDTGGDVRAFDARTGALAWQARITLPGRNSNSAFGGGVSVADGRVFATTGYGIIAAYDTATGKELWQQKLAEPLRGAPSVYANRVYALTIDNQLFSLQADTGETAWTVSGTVEVAGLLGAAAPAVAQDTVVVGFSSGELNALRAENGRTVWADALARTGRSTAMAALSDIDASPVIDRGRVYAIGHGGRMAALELATGQRVWERNFAGTSTPWVAGEFVYIVTLEGEVICMTRRDGKVRWVRSLDRYKKPKKKTDPIQWSGPVLAGDRLFVVGSNQQMVTISPYTGEVTSTTKLKSAAYLPPIVADNSLYLLTDDGKLTAWR; translated from the coding sequence ATGCTCGCGCTGGCGCTCGGCGTGTCGGGCTGCGGTGTCTTCAAGAAGACCCAGCCCAAGTCGCAGACGGTCGGCGAACGTATCCCGGTGCTCAATTTCGAAACCCGGGCCCAGGCGGAAGCCGAACTCGCCGACCTCGTCGTCGTGTTGCCGACGCAGGAAGCCAATGCCGAATGGAGCCAGCCCGGCGGGTCGGCATCGAAGGCCAACGGACATCCGGCATTGCCGGAACGGATCAACACCGCCTGGACCGTCTCGATCGGCCAGGGCAGCACCGGCACGCGCCGGCTCAACGCCGGGCCAGTGGTGTCGGGCGGCCGTATCTTCACGATGGACACCGGCGGTGATGTCCGTGCCTTCGATGCGCGCACCGGGGCGCTGGCCTGGCAGGCGCGGATCACGCTGCCCGGCCGCAACAGCAATTCGGCCTTCGGTGGCGGCGTTTCGGTGGCCGATGGCCGGGTGTTCGCCACCACCGGCTATGGCATCATCGCGGCCTATGACACCGCCACCGGCAAGGAGCTTTGGCAGCAGAAGCTGGCCGAGCCGCTGCGCGGCGCACCATCGGTCTATGCCAACCGCGTCTATGCGCTGACCATCGACAACCAGCTATTCTCGCTTCAGGCGGACACCGGCGAAACCGCCTGGACCGTGTCCGGCACGGTGGAGGTCGCAGGGCTGCTCGGCGCGGCTGCGCCCGCCGTGGCGCAGGACACCGTCGTCGTCGGCTTTTCCAGCGGCGAGCTCAATGCGCTGCGCGCCGAAAACGGCCGCACCGTCTGGGCGGATGCGCTGGCTCGCACCGGGCGTTCGACGGCGATGGCGGCACTGTCGGACATCGACGCTTCGCCGGTCATCGACCGCGGCCGCGTCTATGCCATCGGCCATGGCGGCCGCATGGCGGCGCTGGAACTCGCCACCGGGCAGCGGGTGTGGGAACGCAATTTTGCCGGCACCTCCACGCCCTGGGTGGCCGGCGAGTTCGTCTATATCGTCACGCTGGAGGGGGAGGTCATCTGCATGACCCGCCGCGACGGTAAGGTGCGCTGGGTCCGCTCGCTCGACCGCTACAAGAAGCCCAAGAAGAAGACCGATCCGATCCAATGGTCGGGGCCGGTCCTTGCCGGCGACCGGCTGTTCGTTGTCGGTTCCAACCAGCAGATGGTCACGATTTCGCCGTACACGGGCGAGGTGACATCGACGACCAAACTCAAATCGGCCGCTTATCTGCCGCCGATCGTCGCCGACAACAGCCTCTATCTGCTCACCGACGACGGCAAGCTGACGGCCTGGCGCTGA
- a CDS encoding EVE domain-containing protein, protein MHWLVKSEPFKYSWDMLVRDGSTTWDGVRNNQAAIYLRTMALGEELFFYHSNEGLAVVGVARVSGEHFIDPTDPKGRFPAVTIAPVRALARPVTLAAMKAEPRLAEMAMFRQFRLSVAPVTDAEWEVILAMGGG, encoded by the coding sequence ATGCATTGGCTGGTAAAGTCGGAGCCGTTCAAATATTCCTGGGACATGCTGGTCCGCGACGGATCGACGACATGGGATGGCGTGCGCAACAACCAGGCCGCGATCTACCTGCGCACGATGGCCCTGGGCGAGGAGCTGTTCTTTTACCATAGCAACGAAGGCCTTGCCGTGGTCGGCGTCGCGCGCGTTTCGGGTGAACATTTCATCGATCCGACCGACCCGAAAGGGCGGTTTCCGGCGGTAACCATCGCTCCCGTGCGCGCCCTGGCACGCCCGGTGACCCTGGCAGCGATGAAGGCAGAGCCGCGGCTGGCGGAGATGGCGATGTTCCGCCAGTTCCGGCTGTCGGTGGCGCCGGTGACCGATGCCGAATGGGAGGTCATCCTGGCGATGGGCGGCGGCTGA
- the der gene encoding ribosome biogenesis GTPase Der, with translation MSSTHSLPRVAIVGRPNVGKSTLFNRLVGRKLALVDDTPGVTRDRREGEARLFDLRFTIVDTAGFEDADAASLAGRMRQQTDLAVGDACVALLVFDARAGITPLDKHFADWLRRRGTPLILVANKAEGRAGELGVAESYRLGLGDPIQISAEHGEGMADLFEALAPHIDAPVVESDDDVPPEMPEIPDIPEGPLKMAIVGRPNAGKSTLINTLIGEARLVVGPEAGITRDSIAIPWEYHGLSVRLVDTAGLRKRAKVSDKLEKMSAADTKLAVDFAEVVVLLLDATLGLEAQDLRIADMVLSEGRALVIALNKWDVAQDQSSLFQGVRKALDDGLSQIRGVPLVALSGQTGKGLDILMKAVTETRTKWSRRVSTSQLNRWFESALDRNPPPAAGGTRIKLRYVTQVAARPPSFIIFGNRTDDLPASYGRYLVNSLRDDLDFEGVPIRLSFRGGKNPFEGRPRK, from the coding sequence ATGTCCAGCACCCACAGCCTGCCGCGGGTGGCCATCGTCGGTCGCCCCAATGTCGGCAAATCCACCCTGTTCAACCGTCTCGTCGGGCGCAAGCTCGCGCTTGTCGACGACACCCCCGGCGTCACCCGCGACCGCCGGGAGGGCGAGGCCAGGCTTTTCGACCTGCGCTTCACTATCGTCGATACGGCAGGGTTCGAGGATGCCGACGCCGCCAGCCTGGCCGGGCGCATGCGGCAGCAGACCGATCTTGCCGTCGGCGACGCCTGTGTGGCGTTGCTGGTCTTCGATGCCCGCGCCGGAATCACCCCGCTCGACAAGCATTTTGCCGATTGGCTGCGCCGCCGCGGCACGCCGCTGATCCTCGTCGCCAACAAGGCGGAAGGCCGGGCAGGGGAGCTGGGAGTCGCCGAAAGCTACCGCCTCGGCCTTGGTGACCCCATTCAGATTTCCGCCGAACATGGCGAGGGCATGGCCGATTTGTTCGAAGCCCTTGCCCCGCACATCGACGCACCGGTGGTCGAGTCCGATGACGACGTGCCGCCCGAGATGCCGGAAATACCCGATATTCCCGAAGGTCCGCTGAAGATGGCTATCGTCGGCCGTCCCAACGCCGGCAAATCGACGCTGATCAACACCTTGATCGGCGAAGCGCGGCTGGTTGTTGGCCCCGAAGCCGGCATCACCCGCGATTCCATTGCCATTCCCTGGGAGTATCACGGCCTTTCGGTCCGGCTCGTCGACACCGCGGGGTTGCGCAAGCGCGCCAAGGTCAGCGACAAGCTGGAAAAGATGTCCGCCGCCGATACCAAGCTGGCGGTCGATTTCGCCGAAGTCGTCGTGCTGCTGCTCGACGCGACGCTGGGGCTGGAGGCGCAGGACCTGCGGATCGCCGACATGGTGCTGTCCGAAGGCCGGGCGCTGGTCATCGCGCTGAACAAATGGGACGTGGCGCAGGACCAGTCGTCGCTGTTCCAGGGGGTGCGCAAGGCGCTCGACGATGGCCTGTCGCAGATCCGCGGCGTGCCGCTGGTGGCGCTGTCGGGACAGACCGGCAAGGGCCTCGACATCCTGATGAAGGCGGTCACCGAAACCCGCACCAAATGGTCTCGGCGGGTCTCGACCTCGCAACTCAACCGCTGGTTCGAAAGCGCGCTCGACCGCAACCCGCCGCCCGCCGCCGGCGGCACGCGCATCAAGCTCCGCTATGTTACCCAGGTGGCGGCGCGGCCGCCGAGCTTCATCATCTTCGGCAACCGCACCGACGATTTGCCCGCCAGCTATGGCCGCTATCTCGTCAACAGCCTGCGCGACGATCTCGATTTCGAAGGCGTGCCGATCCGGCTGAGTTTCCGGGGCGGCAAGAATCCGTTCGAAGGCCGGCCCCGGAAATAA
- a CDS encoding arsenate reductase: MTLTMFGIRNCDTVKKARAWLDSAGVAHDYHDFKKAGVDVPTLSGWVAALGWEAVLNRAGTTFRGLPDADKAGIDAAKAITLMTAQPSMIKRPVLIGAGLLLVGFKPELYAATFPKS, encoded by the coding sequence GTGACGCTGACGATGTTCGGGATCCGCAATTGCGACACGGTCAAAAAGGCGCGCGCCTGGCTCGATTCTGCCGGTGTCGCCCACGATTATCATGACTTCAAAAAGGCGGGTGTCGATGTGCCGACCCTGTCGGGTTGGGTCGCGGCGCTGGGCTGGGAAGCGGTCCTCAATCGGGCCGGCACGACCTTTCGCGGCCTGCCCGATGCCGACAAGGCGGGGATCGATGCCGCCAAGGCGATTACGTTGATGACCGCGCAGCCATCGATGATCAAACGGCCGGTCCTGATCGGCGCCGGACTGCTGCTGGTCGGGTTCAAACCCGAGCTTTATGCCGCGACATTTCCAAAATCCTGA
- a CDS encoding FAD-dependent oxidoreductase — protein MTGPREHQMFPVLDAGQMAIAQRFASGAEQRFAPGESVYDIGEQDAPTWLVLAGSIDVVRRDGLDRLAPVTTHHVGQFTGEVNQLAGRASIAAGHAGDEGCTALPFDAAHLRALMVGSADVGELLMRALILRRVNLIAEGGAGTIIIGAPGSAAVVRLQGFLTRSGYPNMVLDVATDAEGRALVERLGVATEELPLVVCPNGDLLRTPSDAEVAACLGMTPTLDPDKLYDIVIVGAGPAGLATAVYAASEGLSVMVLDERALGGQAGASARIENYLGFPTGISGQALAGRAFNQAMKFGAEIAIPVAVESLDCTGLPLALDLAEGRKLRSRTVVIASGARYRRPDIANLAMFEGAGVSYWVSQVEARLCAGEDVALVGGGNSAGQAVVFLAPQVNRLHLIVRRNLSETMSQYLIDRIAALPNVEIHVGAEVAALGGDSAAGLQSATFRHIADSTSVTRPMRHLFLFIGADPNTGWLQGCAQTDGKGFVITGAGPRSLETSLPGVFAIGDVRAGSTKRVAAAVGEGAAVVAQIHGLLAERAAADAATTGVESNAMASKAEPAQGAEA, from the coding sequence ATGACCGGCCCACGCGAACACCAGATGTTTCCCGTGCTCGATGCCGGCCAGATGGCCATTGCGCAGCGCTTTGCCAGCGGCGCCGAACAACGCTTCGCACCGGGCGAATCGGTCTATGACATCGGCGAGCAGGATGCACCGACGTGGCTCGTCCTTGCCGGCAGCATCGATGTCGTGCGCCGCGACGGGCTCGACCGGCTCGCCCCGGTGACGACCCATCACGTCGGCCAGTTCACCGGAGAGGTCAACCAGCTTGCCGGGCGCGCGTCGATCGCCGCGGGCCACGCCGGCGACGAGGGATGCACGGCGTTGCCGTTCGATGCGGCGCATCTGCGCGCGCTCATGGTCGGATCGGCCGATGTCGGCGAACTGCTGATGCGCGCGCTCATCCTGCGCCGGGTCAATTTGATCGCCGAAGGCGGCGCCGGCACGATCATCATCGGTGCCCCCGGCAGCGCGGCCGTCGTGCGTCTGCAGGGCTTCCTGACCCGCAGCGGCTATCCCAACATGGTGCTCGATGTCGCCACCGACGCCGAAGGCCGGGCCCTGGTCGAACGGCTCGGCGTCGCGACCGAGGAACTGCCGCTGGTCGTCTGCCCCAATGGCGATCTGCTGCGCACACCCAGCGACGCGGAGGTCGCGGCCTGCCTCGGGATGACGCCGACGCTCGATCCCGACAAGCTTTACGACATCGTCATCGTCGGCGCCGGGCCCGCCGGGCTTGCCACCGCGGTCTATGCGGCATCGGAAGGCCTTTCGGTGATGGTTCTCGATGAACGCGCCTTGGGCGGCCAGGCGGGGGCATCGGCGCGGATCGAGAATTATCTGGGCTTCCCGACCGGCATCTCGGGGCAGGCGCTGGCGGGACGCGCGTTCAACCAGGCGATGAAATTCGGTGCCGAGATCGCCATTCCGGTTGCCGTCGAATCGCTCGACTGCACGGGCCTGCCGCTGGCGCTGGATCTGGCGGAAGGGCGCAAGCTGCGGAGCCGGACCGTCGTCATCGCCTCCGGTGCGCGCTATCGGCGGCCGGACATCGCCAATCTGGCCATGTTCGAAGGCGCCGGGGTTTCCTATTGGGTGTCGCAGGTCGAGGCGCGGCTTTGTGCGGGTGAGGATGTGGCGCTGGTCGGCGGCGGCAATTCCGCCGGCCAGGCGGTGGTGTTCCTGGCGCCGCAGGTCAACCGCCTGCATCTGATCGTTCGGCGCAATCTGTCCGAAACCATGTCGCAATATCTCATCGATCGCATCGCCGCGCTGCCAAATGTGGAAATCCATGTCGGCGCCGAGGTCGCGGCGCTGGGCGGGGACAGCGCCGCGGGTCTGCAATCGGCAACCTTCCGGCACATCGCCGACAGCACCAGCGTCACCCGCCCCATGCGCCACCTGTTCCTGTTCATCGGCGCCGATCCCAATACCGGCTGGCTGCAGGGCTGCGCCCAGACCGACGGCAAGGGCTTTGTCATCACCGGCGCCGGGCCCCGATCGCTGGAAACCAGCCTGCCCGGCGTGTTTGCCATCGGCGATGTGCGCGCCGGATCGACGAAGCGCGTTGCCGCCGCCGTCGGCGAAGGCGCTGCCGTGGTGGCACAGATCCATGGCCTGCTGGCCGAGCGCGCCGCCGCCGATGCCGCGACAACAGGCGTCGAGTCGAATGCGATGGCGTCGAAAGCCGAACCGGCCCAAGGAGCGGAAGCATGA
- a CDS encoding threonine aldolase family protein, with protein sequence MFFLSDNAASPCPEVLDAVVAAAPAAAAGYDGDAVSAQLDAEFGALFGRACTVLPVGTGTAANALALAAMVPPFGAVVCHSEAHIHVDECGAPEFFTGGAKLLLVPGGDGRLTASGIDTALAGHRGDVHQVQARALSLTQATEAGTVYAPDALAALGDHARAKGWRVHLDGARFANAVAHLGCAPGDISWRAGVDILSFGMIKNGGMTAEALVVFAPELVAELRFRRKRAGQMPSKGRFQAAQLLAMVRDDVWLRNARAANAGAAQLAAAAAGRLLYPVEANEVFVQLRPGEPERLRAQGFSFYDWGAAGSNEARFVVAWDTPPGDVAALAAALG encoded by the coding sequence ATGTTCTTCCTGTCCGACAATGCCGCCTCGCCCTGCCCCGAAGTGCTCGATGCCGTGGTCGCAGCGGCGCCGGCGGCTGCCGCCGGCTATGATGGCGATGCCGTCTCGGCACAACTCGACGCCGAATTCGGCGCACTGTTCGGGCGCGCCTGCACCGTGTTGCCCGTCGGCACCGGTACCGCCGCCAATGCGCTGGCGCTGGCGGCCATGGTGCCGCCGTTCGGCGCGGTCGTCTGCCACAGCGAGGCGCACATCCATGTCGATGAATGCGGTGCACCGGAATTCTTCACTGGCGGCGCCAAGCTGCTGCTCGTGCCCGGCGGCGATGGCCGGCTGACCGCTTCGGGGATCGACACGGCGCTTGCCGGCCACCGCGGCGATGTCCACCAGGTCCAGGCCCGCGCGTTGTCGCTGACCCAGGCGACCGAAGCCGGCACCGTTTATGCCCCCGACGCGCTGGCGGCCCTTGGCGATCATGCCCGGGCGAAGGGCTGGCGCGTCCACCTCGACGGCGCGCGTTTCGCCAATGCCGTCGCGCATCTCGGTTGCGCTCCCGGTGACATCAGCTGGCGCGCGGGAGTCGATATCCTGTCGTTCGGGATGATCAAGAACGGCGGCATGACGGCCGAAGCGCTGGTCGTGTTCGCCCCCGAACTGGTGGCCGAGCTGCGTTTCCGCCGCAAGCGCGCCGGCCAGATGCCGTCCAAGGGCCGCTTCCAGGCGGCGCAGCTGCTGGCGATGGTCCGCGATGATGTCTGGCTGCGCAACGCCCGCGCCGCCAACGCCGGCGCGGCGCAACTGGCCGCCGCTGCTGCCGGGCGACTGCTCTATCCGGTGGAAGCCAACGAGGTCTTCGTCCAGCTTCGCCCCGGCGAGCCCGAGCGGCTGCGTGCGCAGGGCTTTTCCTTCTATGACTGGGGCGCGGCGGGGTCGAACGAGGCGCGTTTCGTCGTCGCCTGGGACACGCCGCCGGGCGATGTCGCGGCGTTGGCGGCGGCGCTCGGGTAG